A window of Ruminococcus champanellensis 18P13 = JCM 17042 contains these coding sequences:
- a CDS encoding iron-sulfur cluster assembly scaffold protein, which yields MNYSHEVETMCPVKQGVAHGAAPIPEEAKWVKAKEITDISGFTHGIGWCAPQQGTCKLTLNVKGGVIQEALVETIGCSGMTHSAAMAAEILPGRTILEALNTDLVCDAINTAMRELFLQIVYGRSQSAFSEDGLVIGAGLEDLGKGLRSQVGTMYGTLEKGPRYLEMTDGYVTGIALNEDDEIIGYKFVNFGKMMDFIKAGDDANTAYEKAQGQYGRVADAVKIIDPRKQ from the coding sequence ATGAATTATTCTCATGAAGTTGAAACAATGTGCCCTGTAAAGCAAGGCGTTGCTCACGGCGCAGCCCCGATCCCGGAAGAAGCAAAGTGGGTGAAGGCAAAGGAAATCACTGATATTTCCGGTTTCACACACGGCATCGGCTGGTGCGCACCGCAGCAGGGTACCTGCAAGCTCACACTGAACGTTAAGGGCGGTGTGATCCAGGAAGCATTGGTTGAGACCATCGGATGTTCTGGTATGACCCATTCTGCTGCAATGGCTGCTGAAATCCTCCCCGGCAGAACCATTCTGGAAGCACTGAACACCGACCTGGTTTGCGACGCAATCAACACTGCAATGAGAGAGCTGTTCCTGCAGATCGTATACGGCAGATCCCAGAGTGCATTCTCTGAGGACGGTCTGGTAATCGGCGCAGGACTTGAGGATCTTGGCAAGGGTCTCCGTTCTCAGGTTGGTACCATGTACGGTACACTGGAAAAGGGCCCCCGTTACCTGGAGATGACTGACGGTTACGTAACCGGCATTGCTCTGAATGAGGATGACGAGATCATCGGCTACAAGTTCGTTAACTTCGGTAAGATGATGGACTTCATCAAGGCAGGCGATGACGCAAACACAGCATACGAAAAGGCACAGGGTCAGTACGGCCGTGTTGCAGACGCTGTAAAGATCATCGATCCCAGAAAGCAATAA